Proteins encoded together in one Mercenaria mercenaria strain notata chromosome 18, MADL_Memer_1, whole genome shotgun sequence window:
- the LOC123539064 gene encoding uncharacterized protein LOC123539064, with protein sequence MSGQWSKSLFSCFDNFGICVITYFAPCVTFGQTAEAIGMGSCVAYGALMFIPIVNLVMLVKMRGQIREMHRIPGSAVGDCLTTMFCGICSLCQEAQQVQGAGTTPGTQAMVRA encoded by the exons ATG tCTGGTCAGTGGTCGAAATCGTTGTTTAGCTGCTTTGATAATTTTGGCATCTGTGTGATAACCTACTTTGCGCCATGTGTAACGTTTGGCCAGACGGCAGAAGCCATTGGAATGGGGAGTTGCGTAGCATATG GAGCCCTGATGTTTATCCCCATAGTAAACCTCGTCATGTTGGTCAAGATGAGGGGTCAGATCAGGGAGATGCACCGAATTCCAGGGTCTGCGGTTGGTGATTGTTTGACCACCATGTTTTGCGGAATCTGTTCTCTGTGTCAAGAAGCACAGCAGGTGCAGGGAGCCGGGACTACACCCGGGACTCAGGCCATGGTGAGGGCCTAA